The genomic interval TCTCCCTTTTGTCTATTGCGGCATGGTACGGCGCCCGGATGCCGGAGTCCCGCCGCCCGTTCGGCTAGTATCCTTGCGCGACAGGGCCAAACGCAAAGCAATCAAGGAAGACGGATGACCCAACAGAAGACCCCGCTGGACATGCTTTTCCACTGGGCGGCCGAGCGGCCCGACACCCCGTGGCTCTTCCAGCCCGTGAACGGCGAATGGCAGCCGATCACCTGGGGCGAGGCCGCCGACCAGGTGCGCCGCATGGCCGCGGCCCTCCAGGGCATGGGCCTGGAGAAGGGCTCGTCGGTGGCGATCACCGGCCGCAACACCGCGCACTGGTTCCTCGCCGATCTGGCAATCGCCATGGCCGAGATGGTGTCGGTGGGCCTCTACCCGAAGCAGGCCCCCGCGCACACCACGTACATCCTCGAGCACTGCGCCTGCAAGGCGCTGTTCCTGGGGCCGATGATGGACATGGACGAGTTCCTGGGCGCCGTCCCGGACGGCATCCGCATGATCCGCATGCCCTACGACGACGTCCCGGCGCAGGAGCTCGACTGGAACGACCTCATCGCCGCCAACGCGCCCAAGCAGGAGCACCGCACGCCCGATGACGACGAGCTGCTGACGCTGGTCTACACCTCCGGCACCACCGGCAATCCGAAGGGCGTCATGACCACCTACGGGAACATGATCTTCGCGGCGCGCGGCCTCATGGAGGCGCTACCGCCGCAGGGCGAGGAACGCTTCTTCTCCTACCTGCCGCTCGCGCACGCCTTCGAGCGCGGCGCGGTGGAACTGTCCAGCATCTACTTCGGCGCCCAGGTCTACTTCCTGGAGCACATCGACAAGCTCGGCTCCCAGCTGGCCGAAGTCGCCCCCACCCGCTTCTTCGGCGTGCCGCTGGTCTACGGCCGCATCCAGGCCGGCGTGCTCAAGCAGATACCCCAGAAGAAGCTCGACCGCCTGCTGAGCATTCCCATCGTGCGCGGCATCGTCCGGCGCAAGATCCTCACCGCCATGGGCCTGCAGAACGCGCGCATGTGCTTCGCCGGCGCCGCGCCCACGCCCAAGCCGCTGCTGGAATGGTTCGAGAAGCTCGGGG from Algiphilus sp. carries:
- a CDS encoding AMP-binding protein, producing the protein MTQQKTPLDMLFHWAAERPDTPWLFQPVNGEWQPITWGEAADQVRRMAAALQGMGLEKGSSVAITGRNTAHWFLADLAIAMAEMVSVGLYPKQAPAHTTYILEHCACKALFLGPMMDMDEFLGAVPDGIRMIRMPYDDVPAQELDWNDLIAANAPKQEHRTPDDDELLTLVYTSGTTGNPKGVMTTYGNMIFAARGLMEALPPQGEERFFSYLPLAHAFERGAVELSSIYFGAQVYFLEHIDKLGSQLAEVAPTRFFGVPLVYGRIQAGVLKQIPQKKLDRLLSIPIVRGIVRRKILTAMGLQNARMCFAGAAPTPKPLLEWFEKLGVPLFQGYGMTENAIYATTNRPGANRIGSVGKAMPGAQMKLSEEGEILFKHPAVMKGYYKEPEKTAETFTEDGWLRTGDKGTIDADGYLYITGRVKDIFKTLKGKYVAPAPIEGALSRNTYIDQLCMVGMNLKQPVMLVTLQADARALPREDVGRSLVETMEAVNADLEAHEVIAKLIVVEDEWSIDNGLMTPTMKVKRAEIEKRYDNLIETAAADRGRRIVWEAEEAAA